In a genomic window of Scyliorhinus torazame isolate Kashiwa2021f chromosome 5, sScyTor2.1, whole genome shotgun sequence:
- the LOC140418260 gene encoding uncharacterized protein, whose amino-acid sequence MEGKSFIHSAEKPYTCCVCGRGFSRSSGLTSHKCSHAEEKPWKCADCGKGFTVPSKLEIHRRSHTGERPFTCSKCGKGFTKSSHLVSHQRIHTDERPFQCPDCRKCYKSSGELMHHQRVHTDERPFRCSHCGTGFRRSSDLTIHRRSHTGERPFTCSKCGKGFTISARLLNHQRVHTDERPFQCTDCGKCYKHSGNLTSHQRVHTDERPFRCSHCGTGFRRSFHLTAHQQIHTGERPFTCSKCGKGFTQSSALSTHQRIHTGERPFACSECGKGFTQPSTLQNHYRIHTGERPFTCSECGEGFTQLSHLLRHQRGHKKPQ is encoded by the coding sequence atggaaggaaaaagcttcATTCACAGtgcggagaaaccgtacacgtgttgtgtgtgtggacgaggattcagtcgatcatcaggcctcacaagccacaaatgcagtcacgctgaggagaaaccgtggaaatgtgcggactgtgggaaaggattcactgtcccatccaagctggaaattcatcgacgcagtcacactggggagagaccattcacctgctccaagtgtgggaagggatttactaagtCATCCCACCTggtgagtcaccagcgaattcacactgatgagagaccgtttcaatgtccagactgcaggaagtgctataaaagttctggggaactgatgcaccatcaacgtgttcacactgacgaaagaccgtttaggtgctctcattgcgggactgggttcagacgatcatctgacctcactatacatcgacgcagtcacactggcgagaggccattcacctgctccaagtgtgggaagggatttactatttcagcccgcctgttgaatcaccagcgagttcacactgatgagagaccgtttcaatgtacagactgtgggaagtgctataaacaTTCTGGGAATCTGacaagccatcaacgtgttcacactgacgagagaccgtttaggtgctctcactgtgggactgggttcagacgatcatttcacctcactgcacatcagcaaattcacactggggagagaccgttcacctgctccaagtgtgggaagggattcactcagtcatccgctctctccacacaccagcgaattcacactggggagagaccattcgcctgctccgagtgtgggaagggattcactcagccatccaccctgcagaaccattatcgaattcatactggggagagaccattcacctgctccgagtgtggggagggattcactcagttatcccacctgctgagacaccaacgaggccacaagaaaccacagtga